From Daucus carota subsp. sativus chromosome 6, DH1 v3.0, whole genome shotgun sequence, the proteins below share one genomic window:
- the LOC108227459 gene encoding zeatin O-glucosyltransferase, translating into MAASKSSDSQTNKIPLVILMVPFPAQGHVNQLLQLSTTISASRDIPIHFVTADTLLHRAKSRFVGAPLTNINFHAFPVPPFPAAPSQNPGNFSGLFQPSAEAAMHLRQPVAELLATISVTTDKLVVIYDFLSSVTVQDFVSLPNIKGYSFQGVSAFMVFTFFWEIYGKPDIINEATVEYLPPIDTSFPPEFVEHIGRNLKLLGLQTGFLYDGCRLLEGKYIDLINSKEMMGPEVKQWALGPFDLIDDTPKKEPNERHTCLKWLDEQSENSVMYVSFGTSVSMSDEQVEELAIGLEKSGKKFIWVLRVADKEAFAREEGAEGVKLSNNYEERVKEQGIIIRDWAPQVEILGHSSTGGFLTHCGWNSCIESLTMGVPIAAWPMHCDQPRNSLLITKGLKAGIMVRDWESGDELVTSSTLENAVKRLMASTEGEQIRKRAEEVSADLRGSVAKGGITRTELESFLTHVTSQ; encoded by the coding sequence ATGGCAGCCAGCAAAAGCAGTGACAGCCAAACCAACAAAATTCCACTAGTAATACTAATGGTGCCATTTCCGGCACAAGGCCATGTAAACCAGCTTCTCCAACTCTCCACCACCATCTCCGCCTCTCGCGATATCCCGATTCACTTTGTCACGGCCGACACTCTCCTCCACCGAGCTAAGTCCCGCTTCGTGGGTGCACCCCTTACCAACATCAACTTCCATGCATTTCCTGTCCCTCCTTTCCCCGCTGCACCATCACAAAACCCTGGAAATTTTTCCGGACTTTTTCAGCCATCGGCTGAAGCTGCAATGCACCTTCGCCAGCCGGTGGCTGAGCTCTTGGCAACAATATCTGTTACAACAGATAAGCTTGTTGTCATATATGACTTTCTTTCATCTGTTACTGTACAAGATTTTGTTTCGTTGCCAAACATCAAGGGCTACTCTTTCCAGGGGGTTTCTGCGTTCATGGTGTTTACCTTTTTTTGGGAAATTTATGGAAAACCAGACATTATTAATGAAGCAACTGTGGAGTATCTCCCTCCTATTGATACTTCTTTCCCTCCCGAGTTTGTGGAACATATTGGCAGAAACTTGAAGCTCTTGGGGCTCCAGACAGGGTTTCTTTATGACGGGTGTAGATTACTTGAAGGTAAATAcattgatttgataaactccAAGGAAATGATGGGTCCTGAGGTTAAACAATGGGCGCTCGGGCCATTCGATCTTATAGATGACACCCCAAAAAAGGAACCAAATGAACGTCATACATGCTTAAAGTGGCTTGATGAACAGTCAGAAAATTCTGTAATGTATGTTTCTTTTGGTACTTCAGTTTCCATGTCAGATGAACAAGTTGAAGAGCTGGCAATTGGATTAGAGAAAAGCGGGAAGAAGTTCATTTGGGTATTAAGAGTCGCTGATAAGGAAGCTTTTGCTAGAGAAGAAGGCGCAGAGGGGGTCAAGTTGTCAAACAATTACGAAGAGAGAGTGAAAGAGCAGGGAATTATTATTAGAGATTGGGCGCCTCAGGTTGAGATTTTGGGACATTCATCAACCGGGGGTTTCTTGACTCACTGCGGATGGAATTCTTGCATAGAGAGTTTGACGATGGGGGTTCCTATAGCCGCATGGCCAATGCACTGTGATCAGCCTAGAAACAGCTTGCTAATTACCAAGGGACTCAAAGCTGGTATTATGGTTCGGGACTGGGAGAGTGGGGATGAACTAGTGACATCTTCAACATTGGAAAATGCTGTTAAGAGATTGATGGCATCAACCGAAGGAGAGCAGATTAGGAAGAGGGCTGAGGAAGTTAGCGCTGACCTCCGGGGATCGGTAGCTAAAGGCGGCATTACTCGCACAGAGTTGGAATCTTTTCTCACACATGTAACAAGCCAGtaa